TCTTGTTGTAATGTGTAATGTTCCCAATTTATTCTCTGAATTTCATCTAATGGTATTCTTCTGAACGCTCCGTTCTCATATCCCACATACCATCCCCAATAGCTATCCCAATGCATCACATCCCCCTCATAAATCTCTACACCGTTCTTGTCGACAAGTCCTGTAAACTGCCCTATGGTTTCGGGGATTATTGCAATCGAATTTAATGCAATAATTTGACCACAAGGACGCGAAGAAGCGTGTTCATAAAAAGGAAAGATAAAACTCTGCGAACCTTCGCTATCCATTTTAATAAGATTGCCATATACCCACTCGCCATTGTCTACACGCTTTCCCCTAAACTTAATCGTCCTCATACGGGTCTTCTCCTCTCCAATTTGTAGGTGGATTACCCTTACTTTCCGCAAGACAAACCATTACTGCTACTGTAACTGCTACTAATGCTCCGACAAATAGACTGATTACTAAAAATAACAAATTCATACTCCTATCTCCCGTCCCATAGTTCACCAACATATGTAAGAGTATAAATACCTTTCCCATATTTCTTAATTTCTTCTATTTGATCTTCTGATATGAGTATTTCATTTCTCCCGACTTCAATATACTTATCGTCTATCTCATTCCATACTGTGTTATGAGTTCCGTTCGTGTACTCATTAAATGTCACACTATAAATTCTCTTCTTCATTTTCCACCTCTCTATCAACTCTTGATATTCATCTATTGGCTTTTCACCCACAATGTCTGTCCCTCTTTTCCCGCACATTCTGCATATCCATTTACATTGTGGAGGGTTACTGCATAGGATTTCATTACTATAAACTTTGTCATGATAATGGTATGTTATGCTCATTGGCTTAATACAAGCGGTAAATTTACAAAAGCCGGACAACATATCAAAATTTTCACAACCAATACATTCTTGTTTCATACTCCCACCTCAAAACTGTACCCATCTAACTGTTCCACCTTCTTTTCCCTCTCCTGCTTTTCTTTGAGGGCAGTAATAACAAGGTCATGATACTTATAGGTTTCGGGCACATCGTCAGGTATTTCACCTTTTGCGTTTTTGTATTTGATCATCGCATCCCAATAACGTTTTTCTCTCTTAAAACAATCTATCGCTTTTTGTATATCCATCACTCTACCTCACTTTCCTTCCACAGTTTGGGCAAAAATTGTAAGGTGTATTGTACGCATCTACCGAACGTCCTGATTTATCCGTTACTGTTTTAACGGATTTGATGCCATAACTTTCAATTCCGTTGCAACAATGACACCCCTCTTGATTTTGGGAAAACTCAATCACATCCTTAAGCCTGCGTATTTCTTGTAGGCAATCTTGTGCGACCAAATCCACCCTTGTTTCAAATGTACTATACTGTCTATTCTTGTTTTTCTCAATTACTCTTTCTAATTCACGTTCTATTTCCATATCATTCACCTCAACTTTCCATATCGCCGTCATCAAAAAAATCAGTAATCTTATACTGCACGTTGCCTTGTGCAGATAAAAATTCAAGAGCATTTTTAACGGCTTTTCTCTCAAATTCATGAGGAAAATCAGAATCTTTATTGAGATAAGCAAACAGCAAATCTGTGACAATAGTTATGTAATCTTCTCTTTCGGCAGAAATTATACAGTCCGAATTGTCTGAAAATACTATTTCCCCATCATTGGGATATACTGTTGTAATACTAACCATTTCTTCATATGAACAAGCCGTAAGCCGACACTCTTGAGTCGGATTGTATTTTCTACACGTTACGCATTTAGGGTATCTACCTGTTTGATACATACTTCACCTGCTTTCTCAATAATTTCCGATAATCATAATGCCCTTAGCAAATCCCTTGCGGGTTGTGTTGATAGGTTGTACTGTTTTATCAGTTGCGTTTGTGTACCACTCTTTGAATTTTTCGACCGCTTCCCTTTTGCTGTCTGCTCTCACAATCGCTACATCGTCCGCATTATCGTGATTTGTTCCTTGACTATAATGTATAAAATATTTGCTCATATCTTCACCTCTTTCAATCGTTACAAATCGGACACTTGCTTTTTATGGGCGAATGTTCACAGAATTCATTGTTCTCTCCTCTATTTTTTGAAAATGTAACAACAGAAATGTCAGCCATACGAATCGTGATTAAATTATGCGTTGTTTGAAATGTGTAAAATCCCAAATTACTGTTTGTCCATGCTTGAAAAAATGCTGAAAATTCGCTTTCTGTAAGTTCTACAACAAACGCATCATCAGAACCCTTTATCCAAAAGTAAACCTTAGTCTTATCCATATCTTCACCTCAACTTTCTTCCGCAGTTCGGGCAAAAGCTTGCCGTAATGGGTTTCAGCCACGTCTCGCACGTTTCATACTTCACAGACAGAAATCCTTTTTCATTTGAAAGTTCTTTACAGTATATGCAAGGCTCTGCCCTCATCTGTTGGAGTGCGGTGATGGCAATTGGAATTGCATTAGCCATATCTTCATCACGCCATATCCCAACCGATGGGTCATGAATATTTTCGACATCCCAATCGTGCAAAATATCTATCGCCCTCTTTACATCTTCATCCGTCACAGACTGACGAGCGATTTCTTCATCAATGAGTTCAAGGATTCTATCTTCATATGTTGCAGGTAATTCTCTATCTTCCATAACCATTTTAAATTGATATGCATTTCCTCTTAGTTCTTTCAACTCTTCAGTCGTCATTTTCCCACCCCTTTCAAGTAAACACATATAACAGTTGTTGCGTGAGTTCTATACCCATTGACACTTGTTTTTATTTCTGGCCATATAGCACTTACTTCTCTGTCTGCTATGCTCTCATGTTTTTTAGCATAAAAATTAAAACATATAACTCTGTCGTCTCGTGGGCTTAGAACTCTTATGTCTGTTTTTGCTACTTTCCCTAATTCTCCGAGCGTCATTCTTCCACCTCTTTCATAAATTAAATTTTTCAATATCTTTGCGGTTTTCGTTGTAAAGTTTTGATATTTCACGTCTTATACGCAAATAGCTATTTTGTATCTCATCATCCTCAAATCTAAATCCCCACCTGGTGCTACCGTCACCATCTATAAATACTTTAAAAGAAGTGCTATGTCCCACATTACCAAGAAACTCAATATAAGCAAGCATACAAACCAAGTTGTCAAAATTACCATTCCCCATTAATTCAATCTTCACTTGATACCTCCAGTTCTCTCAACTCTTTAACTGACCATGCTCTGTCGTAACCTATGAACGGGAATAGTCCATTTGTAAGCTTTATATGTTCATCGTTCGGTTTCCCACAAAAATACCCAACACTTGTTTCTATCGGCTTACTTTGAAAAGCATACAAAATCATATTTCTTGCTATCCACCAATCCTCCGGCAAGTAATTCACCAAATGCCATTCCCTCTTGCTCAACTTCGGTGCTTCTTCAAACTCAATATCAAAGCCAAATAGTTTTAGAATTGCAAGGATTTTATCTTTCGGGGTTGTATCAAAATAAATTTCAACAACATCTCTGCATTTTGTAATTGTCTGTACTGCAATAAAGCCGCAATACTTGCCAACCCGATATTTGCCATTCTTTAAATCATCCAATTCTTCCCATTTATTTATCTTCATTTTGTTCTCCTATAAAACGTTGCTTTTATTCTGCGGTTTCCGAAATATCGTCTTCGAGTTTAACCATTATATTAACCAACCTATCTTGACAATCTCTAAACATCCATTGGTTCATATCTTCGCTAATTCCTTGTATTTCAATTCTTATAATATTTAACACTTGATTGACCGTAGTTGGGTTAAAATTTCTGGCTTCAATATATTTTTTATAATTGTCTATTTTGGTTTTCATGTTAAAGTTACCTTTCCTTTTGAGTATTCCATATATCCATATTTTTCCTGAATTTTAAACTTTTCTATTGCATCAATTATTATGCTCATTCTTCTACCTCCAACTCCCTCAACTCTTTTACGCTCCACGCTCTGTCGGGTGTTATGAAAGGG
The nucleotide sequence above comes from Bacteroidia bacterium. Encoded proteins:
- a CDS encoding YopX family protein, encoding MRTIKFRGKRVDNGEWVYGNLIKMDSEGSQSFIFPFYEHASSRPCGQIIALNSIAIIPETIGQFTGLVDKNGVEIYEGDVMHWDSYWGWYVGYENGAFRRIPLDEIQRINWEHYTLQQEGLETWEVIGNVHERSEV